A single region of the Silene latifolia isolate original U9 population chromosome 8, ASM4854445v1, whole genome shotgun sequence genome encodes:
- the LOC141595559 gene encoding uncharacterized protein LOC141595559, protein MLDTQVAQMTVHNSSKEPGNLPPQGKKAHEQANVIQLRSGTTYQNTELPSNEELLPTNSDEVPCMHPKGLGNLELSDNEKEVGETETRDGNKSEKKKKDGTMLEAELITITLPFPHREQKSKLDKQFGRFMEVVKNLQVSVRFTELITQVPGFMKFMMEILTRKRSFDEVETVAFTQKCSAVLQTNSPPKFKDPWSFSIPCHIGHLVIIKALCDLGASVSVMPCSICKKLNMGQMTVTNMTLQIAGRSIKHPLAVLEDVPIRVGKFFIPVDFVVLDIA, encoded by the exons ATGTTGGATACCCAAGTGGCTCAGATGACAGTTCATAATTCTTCAAAAGAGCCCGgaaatcttcctcctcaaggtaagaaagctcatgagcaagctaatgtcatTCAATTGAGGAGCGGTACCACATATCAAAATACAGAATTGCCAAGTAATGAAGAATTATTGCCCACTAATAGTGATGAGGTACCCTGCATGCATCCtaaaggattgggtaatttggagctaagtgacaATGAAAAAGAAGTCGGCGAAACTGAAACACGAGACGGGAATAAAagcgagaaaaagaaaaaagatggaaCAATGTTG GAAGCCGAGCTGATTACTATTACACTACCTTTTCCGCATCGTGAACAAAAGTCTAAGCTGGACAAGCAGTTTGGAAGgtttatggaggtagtgaagaactTGCAGGTAAGTGTTCGTTTTACTGAGTTGATCACTCAAGTGCCGGGTTTTATGAAATTTATGATGGAGATATTGACAAGGAAGAGGTCCTTTGATGAAGTCGAGACCGTTGCTTTTACTCAAAAGTGCAGCGCCGTATTGCAAACTAATTCACCACCTAAGTTTAAGGATCCatggagtttttctattccttgtcatatcgGTCATCTTGTTATTattaaagctctttgtgatttaggagctagcgttagtgtcatgccttgTTCTATTTGTAAGAAGTTAAACATGGGTCAAATGACTGTTACTAATATGACATTGCAGATTGCTGGCCGATCTATTAAACACCCATTGGCtgttttggaggatgttcccatTCGAGTTGGGAAATTCttcattcccgttgattttgttgtcttagatataGCTTAG